The region CCGTTCTCGTCCACAATCACCGCGAACAGCTGCCACACCTTGCTCCGACCGCGCTTGTCGCGAAGTGTGTACTGTCCGCTGGACAGCCTCCGCTTGAGGTCGGCGATGTGGGCATAGGTGGCCGGAGTCGTTAGGTCCGGAGTGGCGCACCGCGATCGGGTAGTTGGTGTGTACTGCAGGTATGCGtcattaaaatcaataaacagACAGGTGAGAGTTCCAACTTCTTATCTCGAAGCAGGCCTTGCTCCACCACGGGAGCATCCATTGGCCAGGAGTCCACTGCGCCAATGTATTACCCACCTGCTCCTGTTCGAGGCCATCGAAGCTAAATTCATGCTTTATGTCGAATTCTCGCAGCAAGTCCATTGCAGAATTatcaaaccaaaacaaaaaacataaataccTAGAGATGGGACTTCGGTCAAGGAAGCACGACGAATAGTTTCCAGTCACTTTCACACATTGCAAGGTACATACTcgtatttcaaatatttgtcaCGGGATCAAAGGTTACTGGGTTAACGAAGCACTTCATATCATTACTTACATTTCTAAAAGCATGGTGATCTtaaatcattattattattttttgttgttaaatTAATCTTCAATATTTTAACAAGATGGTTACTTGCTCTACACGATAAGGTGGAATTCCATCTAAATGATCCTACATgtgtataattttaaaaaatgtccaATAAACATTCGCATTTACATTGAAAACAGAGAATAAGTGGGAACTCAGTAACATTTTACAAGCCTTGAATCGTGACCGGCAGTCACGTCCGTTCGGAACTAGTTCCAACTATCCAAGTCCCTATAACTAGCTCATCGTCAAAACACTGCTTTGGGTTTCCAAACAAATTCCAACGTCTCGCGCTTAAAATTTTTCATAGAATCCAGGAAACGTTGAACTGTCGAAATATACCGCTGAAACCATGCCCAACAGCAAGGAAGCAGGCACAGAGGCCGATCGTGGAGATGATGTCAAACTAAACAGCCGCGATAGCGTCGCGTAAGTTGCTTTATAGGAGTTGAAGCCTCCTCTGGATATAACTCTGGATACCTGCTGGCACCCCTACAGATTGAAGGACCTGCTGCAGAAGCGGCTCTCGGAGTGCGGCTGGCGCAAGGACATCGAGGACATGATACGCCATACCATCGAGGAGCGCGGCGTGTCCAACCTGACCCATGATCAGCTGGCTGCCGAGATAGTCCCCCATGTAGGTCAGTGGCAACTCCTGGGGGCACCTCATTAACCCACATTACCTCTAAGCAGGCTCGCGCCCTGGTCCCCGACGTCATTCGGAAGGAGATGCTTATGCGCGTGCGCGCTGCCCTGGACTCCTCCTTGCCACAGGAGCAGAACTGACTGGCCATCCAGAACTCCGAGTCCTCCAGAGCATTCACCATAGTCACACTGCCTGCAGAATTTAAATTCTAGCACATCTGTTTGTGGTTTATTATCTCGTATTAAGTAGATATTTACATTCTTACGCTAGTTATGAATTGCGCCATTTGTTAAACAATATGcatgtaataaataaacaacctAATTGTAGTTATAATACGTTGTTGCTATGTTCATGTTATGGGTACTCGATTGGCTAAACAAAATCTGTGGTGGTTTTGTTGGCAGGGGAAACTAGGAACGCGGCTTGGGCTCTGCTTGTACATGTTCGTTTAATTATGCTACAAATAATAAGGCTAAGTTGTAACTGCTACTCCGTTAGGGTTTACGTTTACTTATTCAATAGCGAGTCGATTGAAAAGTCTTTGAATTTGGCGTTGGAATCATCGTTGAAcagctgcggctgctgcagttgctcctgctgcttgGGAACTGGTGCCGCCGTTGCCGTTGGCAGCATTTTCAGCAGTTTCGTGCGCGGTTTGCGCAGAAACTTGGTGTTTATTTGAAACTTGGTTGGTTTGTGGTTTGCACTTGACTGGGCTTGAAACATTGGTGTATCTGTGGCTGTGCTCTCAGCAAAGGTTGTCGATGGGATTGCCTGCGATGTTGCTACTGTGGTGGCTACTTGAACTGTACTGATTGGGGGGCAATAGCCCTGGCGCCAGGCACGCAGCTCTCCTCCTCCACCCGACGACTTGACGATGCCCATAGACTTTGTAGCTGTTGCTGCAGGTGGTGCCCTTGCCTGTGCGAAGGCATTGGGTCCAAAGCACTTGAGAAAGTTCTGCACATGGAGCAAGCTGTCGTTCTCGTTCTTGTGCAGTGGCCTACGCTGTTTGTCCTCGTTCTCGTCCTCCGCCTCGTAGTCCACCGAAGATTGCTGctgcgaggaggaggagaaggtGGAAGagctgctgtggctgctgaGCTGTAGCAACAGAATTCGATAAATTGCTTGGACAACCAATTAGAGAATCTTCTAGCACCTACATCATCGTCATTTTTGTCGATCAGCTGCTGAAAGCCAGGCTCCGCCGACTTCAGCTGGTCGTGTTTGCCCTGCTGGGCCAGTTTGCTGTTGCCATGattgctgccactgctgctgctgctgttgtcacGCCCTCCTCGCTTGCTCACGGATTGCTTCTTCTtcagctgctgcggctgctgaaGCCCTTGCTCACGGTACGACTTTCAGCTAGTTTTGGCGATGTTATCGTCGCGCCTTAGTTGGGACTGGAAGAAGAAATGCATTATTCAGTAGGCGTCCCACAGGAATGGATATTTAGGTTTGCTTTGGGAGTATAAGTTCAACAACTGGGTTCTCTTTCAGCCTGACACACAAGGACAACAAACAATTTCGGGGTTATCTGCCAACAGCAATGGGATATTAACAATGAACCAGATGGGCGCAAAAGCAGATGAGTTCGAAATCGTGGCGTGTgtgttttgaaaatttctttGGCTTTTCCAATTGGTTGGCTGATCGAGTGATTGGAGGGTAGTGAGTGGTGCTGTAGATGAGACATGGAGCTGGCGCAAAATGAAAAGGTGAGAATGCACGAATAACAGGCACTGGCATATGGATTATGGATTCTCATGTGGCAAGGACATGCACCCACAATCACACTGACACTGACACACACACAGGAACTCGCTCGCACGCACTCTACTACCTGGTGATGCGTGCTGTAGAGAGCCGCGTGGTGCACCGCAtaggaggaggaggtgctACTTAAACCGTCAACGCCAACGCCGCCGCCACCCACTTGAATCTGAATGCTAGGATGttggtgtgggtgtgggtggtggtgctgctgacCCATGCCCGTGCCCGCTGTGGTCGTAAAAGTagttgtggttgttgctgctgttgcagccATGGCTGTCGCTGACCCACCTCGTCCGATGCCAGCAGCAGCCCCACCTCCAGCGCCCAGGCTCATGCCCACGCCCAGCATGTGGGCGGCTGCCACAGCGGCGCTGGTGTGGTGCGACTGGTGCAGATGCTGCTGCACTTGTTGCGcgtgctgctgttgctgctgctgctgcgaagGATGCGACTGGTGTTgcgcctgttgctgctgcagctgcgaagGATGCTGGTGATGCAAGCTGTTGCTATTGGCGGCGCTGTTGGCACTCAAGGTCCCcacgctgctgttgctgtttccGGCGTTGTTGTACGAATGGGCCGCAGAAACGTGTCTGTAAGAATAGAACATGATTATTTTCTGATTATTGAAGTGTTTGAATAGAACATGACGAAATGTTGCTTCTTAACAACATTTGTCATGTGTTTTAACAATACGTTAGAGGACATAACTCACCTCATTCCCAAGTTGGCTGCGCTGGTCATGTTCATGCCAGAGATCGACATCGATGTGGCAGCGGGCCCACTGGCATTCGCAGAGGTTGTAggattgctgttgctgctgttcaCACTGTTGCTTGTTACATTGTTGCCActggtgctgttgctgccactgctgttgCTTGTGGCCCCTGGTCCGCGATAGTCCAACACCACTGCGGTGGAGCTCGCTGCTGCCACCGTGGGTCGGCTATTGGCCATGGTCGGGATGGTGGTATTGATGGCAGTGGTGGCCAGCGAAACGGCCGCAGCGATTGTGGTGGCCGCATTCAGGgcgctgatgttgctgccgagtccgatgctgctgccgccgctgttGCCGCTGGAAGCTAGTGTGGAAATGACAGAAGTTGTACaagttgatgttgctgttgttgttgaggTTGTTGTGGTGGTTGTTGGAGCTGCCGTTGTCGACATGGCGGCTGTAAGCATTTGGTTAGATTGTGAGTACCCCGTTGTTGCTGTTCCATCTCCACGAAAATAGTGTGTTTGTGCGGTATTAGTTTGTAATTGGTGAGTGGGTGTGCTTGGGTTGTGGTCGATTATGTGTGCGGGGTGTGTGGGCTTTCTTCACTGCATGCAACAGACAGCAACACAAGAAACTTAGGCTTAACTAAAAGTACAGCACCTCACCCAGAGTTAACCTGCGACCCAACGCCTTTTTGGCCAGTAGCCATTCAAAACTCTAGGTGCAGGTGGTGAAAACTTAGtgaaataaatttagaatGTGTTCGTTTTTGtgtttaataattaaacattttattcatttttaaaataaataaaatcgaaaaataatAGCTTTAGGTATCGAAAGAACTTAACTGTTAACTTGGCCAAGGAAATAATTTTGCGTTACAAGCGTAAGTATAATTAGGTTCGTATTTTGCCGTAAATACATATGACTAACTTAAAAGCCTAATTAAGGAAAAGTAATCTAATCGGGTATGGACTAATGGTAAAGATAGAGAAGCATTCCGTATTAAAAGAGAGACGAGCTGTCAGTGTCGATAAATGCAATAATTTACTTGTACCATCGCTGCTTAAGTTTGTCGAACAGGAATTCCATTGACAGAATGTGGGTGTGTAAATTATGTACATAGTTTGTTTATAAAGATGACCACTTGTAACCAGTTTAGTTGTTAACTTAACATAAGTCTCTTAAGACTACGACACGAACTGGACTCGAGTTCCATTTGTATGTACAACGAACACCAAACAAAAAAGTGTAAGTACAGAAAATTAAACGCAAAATTTGGTCTGTGAGCAATGGCTGTGTAAGTGGGTGGATGTGGGGCTCCTCCAGTGCCACGTGGTGGGAGCGAGCGAGTGCCGACACCAAGAACAATAGAGAATGGGCGCCTTCTCTACTTACCATGCGCCTCGGCCTTGGCACCGCTTGCGATGGTGTTCAGCGGGATCTGCAGGCGCGCATTGACCGCCAGCAGGTGGTCTCGACGCGCTATCAGGCTGGTCACATGCTCCTCCAGCCGGAGGTTCTCGCTCTGCAGCTGGTGCAGGCAATTAAGCAGCGAGGCAACTGCAAGACAAGTATCAAGTGTTAGTTTCCAAAGACCCTTGGCAAAGCTCCCGATATGCGACTCATACTCACTGTCAAAGTGCTGCGCCTGCTCCATGAGGAACTGCGAGCCCTGCTCCCACTGCCGCTCGAGCAGCTGCTCCAGACTCTGCGGAATGGGCATGTTGCCGTTCATGCCACCGCTGAACATCGACTGCAACGGATTGGGAGCTGGTGCTGCGTTGCTGGGGGCAATGCTCGAATTACGCTGAAAATCGAGGGTGAAATTAGTTGGGTTTCACTGGGCAATAAATCTATCTGAGGCATTCGTAAGGACTTTATAGAGCGAGGGGCTTGGACCACAATGGtcaataaaattttagtttaccaAATGCAAACTGCTTACCTGCTTGCCGGGGAACGGAACTCCCGTGTACTGCGAGCTCAAGGAGTCGGAGGTGTATATTGAGTGATCCTGTACCTCCATGTGCAACTGCTCGGACAGCTTCTGGGCCACGCTGCTGTTCGGATTGATCTGGTTGCCCAGCATGTGGGCGGCCGTGTGCGTGATGATCGAACTGGCTGAACTGGCCGTCGTGGATGCAGCAGGCGTGGCGGGTGGCGTGGGTGTGCTGCTGGCCGGATTGCTCGAGCCACTGCCCGCGCCATTCTGCAGAATGCGCACATCCTTGAGATCCTGTtgagctgcagctgctgccgccgccgctgctgctgctatcGTCGAGTCCTTTGCCTTGCGTCCACGTTTCCGGACATTTCCAGGCTGTGCTGCCGCCGACGTGGGAGCAGCTGCGGTCAGGGAACCGGACGCTGCCGTCGCCGAGTGCATAGCCGATCCAATCTCTGAGCCGGGCGAACTGGGCGGCGAATCCTTTATGGCGCTCACTGGCATCATGGGCACGTCCATCTGCGTCTGACTCTCGTAGGTGAACTTGAGGCCGCCGGAGGAGCCCCCACCCGCCATCGAGTTGAGTGGCAACTGGTTGCTCAGCATGACCAAAggagttgttgttgttgcgggCACTGCGGATGCTGAGGACGAGGAGTTGCTGGCCGTGCTGATATCGGGCGTTCTGTTGTTGGGTTTCGACGTGGGCGTATTGGAAGAGGGAGTGGTATTAGTATTAGTGAATTGCAAAATCTCTAGATcttcatgttgctgctgtggttgttgctgttgctgtggctGCAAGTGCGTAAAGCTAGCGGAGTTGGAAGCTGAGGCTGAGCTAAGATTTGTGGGGGAGCTGGATCTAGCGGGGGCTGcatactgctgctgctgctgctgctgctgttgctgctgctgatacAGCTGCGTTTGCTGCGCACGCAACATTTTCTTGTTCAGGGGCTTGGCTTggctgctgccgttgctggCTGCCGGCAACACATTGCTGGtggagttgctgctgccacGATAGTTTCCAGAGGCTGACATATTAACCGGCGAGTCTAGCAGATTTACCACATTTGCCACACCACTGGAGCCGCCACTCGAAGAGGAGGACGACGTGGACGAGCAGGACGAGGACGTCGGCTCGCCGCTGTGATTGGTGTtgctactgctgctgttgttgcgcGTGTTGCGACTAGCTGCAGTCGCTGCAGACCCTGTTACTGGCGGGGAATCGACCGAGGACGAGGACAGGGATTGCAACATCACCACCGGCGAGGAGACCACCGGTGGAGGCGCAGTCGACGGCGGcggggtgggcgtggcactgtAGTGCGGCGAACTGTGGCGACTCTGCTTCTCGGCTGGTGTGGCGGCAACTGGGGCTGGCGTGGCGGTTGTCGCCACCGAAGTTCCCTCATTCTTACTCTGCGCAGCCCCGCGCTTTTTGCCCGACCTCGAGGGTCCCTTGGAATTGGAGGAGGATGTGGCTGAGGCGGAGGCAGAGCCACCAGCCAGGGAGGACGAGGAGGTAGGTGTggaggaggatgaggacgaGTTGGTGGAGGAGTGCAGCGCGTGTGGCTGCTGCGATGACGCGTTCTGTGGCTGCTGTTGGTgtaattgttgctgctgtggatTTTGTTGGTGATGGCTATTGTGGTGGGTGgggtgatggtggtggtggtgggcaTGGTGGTGACTACTGCCACTCTCACCGGAGCGCGATCTACGTGTGATGGGAGGTGGTTGGGCGGTCATGTCGTGTACAGTGTGGGAAGACATTAAGCAAACGAGAGAGAGACAAAGAGAAAAAGAGTGGTTTTTATAGATCGCGTTTTTTTACATGAGTTTTTCAACTTCGCAAGGACCAAAAATCAAGGGACAGAAATTTCAGCCTCAAATGTGGCAGGTGAAAACaaaggggaaaaaaaaaaagaaaattaacaattttagGTCTTACAttcaaaataatcaaaaacGAGATTTTTCTAGACTACCATATACGATTTCTTTGGAATTATTcagaataaaatcaaattacgAACCAAGGGCGCTTCACAAGCTACACACGTAGAGCAACACAACATCAAAAACGCTTTAAAAAAGGATTTGAGAAAATAAATCTGGGATCAAGTATAAACTTAAGGCACGAGCAAGCACAGGCAACAAATTTGAAGGAATAGTCAGTCGGTGTGCTGACTGCCAGGCGAACAGCTCCCGCTTACCTGCTCCGACGTGCCGGTGGCGCCTCTTGCTCCTGCAACTGCTGCACTCTGGTCGTCTGCTTCTCATAGCTGATCTTCAGGTTTCCGCTCTCCGTGGTCGTGGCAGTGAGGTTGCCGCTGGCTAGTGACACGCCACTGGCCGATATTATGCTGCCACCACTGTTGCCGCTGACTAGGGTGCCCAAGGCCGGCGATGACTTGCCGCTCTGGTGCTGGATGACCGACGAGGAGCCGCCGCTGGGGCCACCGCTGCTCGCACCACCGTGAAACGCTCCAGTTGATCCACCCATTGCCGGTAGATTGCTCTGCTGCGACTGGGCGCCGCTGCTGCGCGATGATGCTGGATGGGATTCTgcggggaaaaataaacagtaATTAGTATTGATTAcgaaaattcaaaaacatcGGTAATTTAAATCCCTGGATTGGCATAGAACTAAAAATGAACCTTAATATCGACGAAGGCCACcgatttttgtaaattaaattaatactcGCTGAGCAAAACCTATTAATTTGAAATCTCTGATAATACTGTCAACCTTGCAAAAATAGAATTCTAACgtgaaaattacaaaataatattttataaccaTTTcttgtagagtaaaagggtatgtGCTCGCTTATTTGAGTAATAGGGACCTGACAGTAGAGTTACTCCACTCTTCCCTTTTGCTTTTAAGAAGTAGGTTTCAGCTAGAAACTCACCGCTGGTGATATtactgctactgctgctggtggGCAGGTTGACTCCAGGTACATTGGCCGTGGACAGCGGCACAGAGACGTACAGGCTGGGTGCATTGCTGCTGCTCCCAGTCGTCGGCTGCtgattgctgctgctgatgtccttggtgttgctgccgtgcttgttgctgctggtacTGCTACTGCTGCCACCGCCTGCACTTCCTGAACCACTCGACTTGCTCGATTCTGTCTTTGGATAACCGCCAGATCCCGCGACGGATGGTGCTCCTCCGGTCGCCGAGCCCCCGGTACTGTTGCTGCCGGAGGTTGAGCCCGCATTGCCGCTGGAGGTGGAGCCTGAGGTAGTGCTGCCCGTCGCTGGGGGGACTGAGGCCGCTGTCGCGCTCGCCGTTACCGCAATGGACGCACTCGTCGAGCTGGCCAGCGGCGCATTCACTTCGGCGGTGGCGGATGTTTGGTGGGTCGGCGGGCTGAGTTCGGTACGTTGCTGCAACGACATGAAGGCAGGAAGTGGTAAATTAGTATGTGAATGTTTGGTTTGTTACTCACAAGTAAATAGAACTAGCTGATAAAAACCTAAGCACTTGATAAGCTCCGTGAAACTATAAACTAGCAAGTAGTTAGCTCAAGTTTATTCGTGTTACACAATCAAAGAGGAAGCCTTTATCACACAGTGGAACGCCTTTGTTATAGATTTAGTTCCATACTCTCCGGCAAATAATCGGGTTTAATTCAAGCAACCATAACGTTGATACAAAAGTAAATGGAGATATGAGTTAAGTATTGACGTCATAGCTGGAATTTCCTACAGTCATCGTGTTTAGAATAACTCTGAAATATTATTACTCAACTCCTTCGGGTAATTAAACCATTACTTGATTATTTGGGGTAAATCGTGATACTCATTTCAGTCAAAAAGGCAACGATATATAACGGACCACTCATGGCAAAGGGATTTTTGATGGCTTTTTGATTAAACTCGGcactttattttcaaaacattacCAAAACATAGCAAGTTTTAGTatccattttaattttgtttgctaattagtttgtaaaataaataagctgGTGTGAACTTCTCTATAACGGACCTTGCTAATCTTTATTTTCCCCAAACGCTTTCAATTACTAAGTTTCATTCAATAActcctactaattttaaagtttctaATAAAGAGTATGCGATTTGATTCTAAAGTTTTTGGAGCTTAACTTTGTAACAGAAAAAGGTTGTTTCTATAACTTGGAGTGGGTAGGACACTTTATCCTTTCAAAGTAATGCTTTTCTTGGCcgttctttattatttttcataaaagGACCCCTTGTCATCCAATAACCCCAAACATGGATCTTTGCCAGACCACACATAGAGGTTTTTGGGAAACATTTACAAAATCCGTGCAAAGCTTCTCAAGAGTGTTATCCACATCGGTGTGAATAATGGTGTTTGTTCCCCGTCTGATTTGCTTTTTAGCTTTGCGGTCATTAGCAACATCCGGTTGGTGGTGAGCCATGTAAACACATGTTTACAACACCATCGCCATCGAGGCAGAAGAATAACAAACACACAAAGCACGGGGCAGCGGAGAGCGCAGCTCGATTAACAGACCAATAACAGGCCGTTAAGCCGTAAAGCTGCTAAACTGAGCCAGCAATCACGGCAACCACTGTTGTTGTGGCTGCGAATGCAGCGGGTGGATGAAAGAGAGAGGACATAAATGCACAACGTATGTGTTCCATATAGATAAAAAAGGCTGCCACATTAATGCATCTCAAAGGCTCTTATCTCTGATGTTGCTGcacaaaaatatgaaaaaaggCCAACGAAACAAGTACGTGAGTCAGAGTTTTAAAGAATGCAAGACACCCaggctgcagctgcagcaaatgTTGCTGCAATGCTGGGCGAGTTTTTCTAGTTGTTGTTGCGGTTGTGTTTTTGTGGTTTTAGCTCGACATATGCTGCCATATGCAGCTCAATTATATATactaaatgtatatttatatatgggctTGTGTGGGGCAACAAATGTTACATGCAGCGAATgcacaaaaaacaataaagagcAAGGCCTACCGATTGGGAGAGCAACTCCAACTCCGCTCTTTTCACCAcccgctctctctctcgcctTTTCTAGCTGCCTCTCCtcgctctctccctctcttccCATCCGACTTCCCCGCTGTTATTATTGTTGCTCAAATCGGGGTTGGGGGTGCAACAtaacacacacatacaatgTAGTTTGGTCACGTAGACAAAAAACAGACAAAAGAAAGGCCTATGCGCAGCGTTGCCACCTGATGGGTGGTTTTCCCAATTGGGAGTCCCATTCGATTGGGTTTTCTCAGCAACAAGGTGGAAGCGCGAGCCTGTTGCTCCGAAAACTCTGGTGTCGAATTTCCAAAAGCGACAAAAACGCCTTCATGCCTCATTAGATTCAGGTCAGGAGGAGAAGGACAAACAATTATCCGGAACAGCTCAACTGGCCATCTGCCCCTTAAAGACATCGAGCTATAATGGTAGGTGTTTTCCCAGGTATTCAAATGAAGTGTATTTTACACCTTTTCCTCAAGATCAATCAAGTTCTTGAGCCGATGAAAATTTACTAATGGGTACCAAAACAACGCTTCCTTATTAATGAAGTAATTTAGCTGAAAATGAATTAGGAACAGAATAATTCGCATATAGAGTGTACATTTCAATGAGGTTCTACTGTAAGCCCGATTACACGTTTGGTCGCTGGCGATACGTTttgtaattgaaaaataagttaatCCTTTTTCATGGTCAAGTTCTGTGTGCTTTGGAAAGCTTCCCGC is a window of Drosophila biarmipes strain raj3 chromosome 3R, RU_DBia_V1.1, whole genome shotgun sequence DNA encoding:
- the LOC108027180 gene encoding protein AF-10 isoform X5, with the translated sequence MCERNNNKQVTSSNKIPSSFNAKLELDSSKDDTIHSTSLNKKLVKIKKFKLDDMKEMVGGCCVCSDERGWPENPLVYCDGQNCTVAVHQACYGIVTVPTGPWYCRKCESQERTSRVRCELCPSRDGALKKTDNSGWAHVVCALYIPEVRFGNVTTMEPIILSLIPTERYSRTCYICQEIGKPNRANVGACMQCNKSNCKQQFHVTCAQSLGLLCEEAGNYLDNVKYCGYCQHHYSKLKKGGNVKTIPPYKPIQHDTSSDSCSSPEKEIDSTMNSAATSATSIKITSSSTSGGGSSSSLNASSGVGISGGSGSGSGVSSSSKQRKSNTSGKSSSSSSSSSSSSTGVAANASSSSAHSGSASNLTAGSSLLPGSSNTNISSNLSNNAAGGSGSASSAGNLSSGSSSGANVAASSSGATQSTPNQSSTAATTTKSSASSSSSSSSSYKEKHSKSLNKSTSSKDKDGKDNTSHSANNTFSNSSASSTSSNSSSTREKSSSKLSKNKDSIQVPSATSSTSTTSSISTQPSSSTSTASSGLGGTGTHVSSSATSGTNSTASTTSEHSHAHNLSTNGAGGGGSTAAKQQSASNLGNPHLSTGSSAFGLELRTGSTSSNSALNESSGFGNNSNSERENLSGAGSSASNPTGSIALGLGGVSSSAATNLSTNKGGSSASATSNLSSTNLSSGSSSNSTSKKRKADSAKSSSSVSIAASALDDNNRWGTRIAKKSLISRYDIKDVHVALTPLTDFEKEIEKSSKRQRTELSPPTHQTSATAEVNAPLASSTSASIAVTASATAASVPPATGSTTSGSTSSGNAGSTSGSNSTGGSATGGAPSVAGSGGYPKTESSKSSGSGSAGGGSSSSTSSNKHGSNTKDISSSNQQPTTGSSSNAPSLYVSVPLSTANVPGVNLPTSSSSSNITSESHPASSRSSGAQSQQSNLPAMGGSTGAFHGGASSGGPSGGSSSVIQHQSGKSSPALGTLVSGNSGGSIISASGVSLASGNLTATTTESGNLKISYEKQTTRVQQLQEQEAPPARRSRTPDISTASNSSSSASAVPATTTTPLVMLSNQLPLNSMAGGGSSGGLKFTYESQTQMDVPMMPVSAIKDSPPSSPGSEIGSAMHSATAASGSLTAAAPTSAAAQPGNVRKRGRKAKDSTIAAAAAAAAAAAQQDLKDVRILQNGAGSGSSNPASSTPTPPATPAASTTASSASSIITHTAAHMLGNQINPNSSVAQKLSEQLHMEVQDHSIYTSDSLSSQYTGVPFPGKQRNSSIAPSNAAPAPNPLQSMFSGGMNGNMPIPQSLEQLLERQWEQGSQFLMEQAQHFDIASLLNCLHQLQSENLRLEEHVTSLIARRDHLLAVNARLQIPLNTIASGAKAEAHASSGNSGGSSIGLGSNISALNAATTIAAAVSLATTAINTTIPTMANSRPTVAAASSTAVVLDYRGPGATSNSSGSNSTSGNNVTSNSVNSSNSNPTTSANASGPAATSMSISGMNMTSAANLGMRHVSAAHSYNNAGNSNSSVGTLSANSAANSNSLHHQHPSQLQQQQAQHQSHPSQQQQQQQHAQQVQQHLHQSHHTSAAVAAAHMLGVGMSLGAGGGAAAGIGRVPTKARR
- the LOC108027180 gene encoding uncharacterized protein LOC108027180 isoform X13, with protein sequence MMMMDTMDTSQSQSQPMDVAPAVAVAATSGAALVDFTAAMVSMAATAEAESAESNNNHIDMAEYKEHRKNKKKKREKREREGKEHRHHKHRDREHREHRRHRDRDRERERDREASGSHHHHPAHHHPNNSQHSTSASSSPSSASTTPSATIEYVGGSASASPSYLGGGATGTGGAVGATTTYPHNLKIRFLLSGQRTELSPPTHQTSATAEVNAPLASSTSASIAVTASATAASVPPATGSTTSGSTSSGNAGSTSGSNSTGGSATGGAPSVAGSGGYPKTESSKSSGSGSAGGGSSSSTSSNKHGSNTKDISSSNQQPTTGSSSNAPSLYVSVPLSTANVPGVNLPTSSSSSNITSESHPASSRSSGAQSQQSNLPAMGGSTGAFHGGASSGGPSGGSSSVIQHQSGKSSPALGTLVSGNSGGSIISASGVSLASGNLTATTTESGNLKISYEKQTTRVQQLQEQEAPPARRSRTPDISTASNSSSSASAVPATTTTPLVMLSNQLPLNSMAGGGSSGGLKFTYESQTQMDVPMMPVSAIKDSPPSSPGSEIGSAMHSATAASGSLTAAAPTSAAAQPGNVRKRGRKAKDSTIAAAAAAAAAAAQQDLKDVRILQNGAGSGSSNPASSTPTPPATPAASTTASSASSIITHTAAHMLGNQINPNSSVAQKLSEQLHMEVQDHSIYTSDSLSSQYTGVPFPGKQRNSSIAPSNAAPAPNPLQSMFSGGMNGNMPIPQSLEQLLERQWEQGSQFLMEQAQHFDIASLLNCLHQLQSENLRLEEHVTSLIARRDHLLAVNARLQIPLNTIASGAKAEAHAAMSTTAAPTTTTTTSTTTATSTCTTSVISTLASSGNSGGSSIGLGSNISALNAATTIAAAVSLATTAINTTIPTMANSRPTVAAASSTAVVLDYRGPGATSNSSGSNSTSGNNVTSNSVNSSNSNPTTSANASGPAATSMSISGMNMTSAANLGMR